TTAAGCAGTTTTCCAAGCTTTCACGACGCACTTCGAAGGAACTCCCTTGATGCAAAACGATCATCATGTGTGTTAGAGAAAGGAAAGACTTAATGCTCCAATTATCAACTTCTTTTTGCGCTAAAGCATTTAATCGCTCTTCTGCAGCAAAAATTTCCATCTTATGCAGGTCAATCAATGCTAATCCTAATTCGTGACCATAATGGTCAGGATTTAAGATTTGTAAAGATTGAAAAAGCTTTTTCGCGCTTTCTTCATCACCTTGTTTGATGGCCAACATGCCAGCTTCAAACAACAACGCAAAATCTGCTTTAAATAATTCCAAATCTGCCATGATCCTTCTCTTAGTTTATTAACTTCCTTTAACAGCTCTTGCCATAGTGATCATCTCTGTGTTCACTGCTGTCAAGATGTTGGATACTGCTTCCATGTACTGTGATAAAATTTGCATACGAAATTGCAAATTAAACATCGTACCTAAGTCAACGGTACCTTGCGTTGAGGTTTCTAATTCTGTTAGATATTGTTGCACACCTTGGACGTACTTACATACGCCATTAAGCATGTCATTAAAATTAAATGCTGAGCAACTGCTCCCGCTACCACTACTCATAAATTCTCCACTTATCTAGTCTGTTAAACCATTTTGCGGTTCATCCGCCCGAGAACTTTCTGAAGGGCTAGATATCCTGCTAACAATGCTTGTTGCTTCTCAAAAAATGCTTTATCAGAACCTTCTCGAAGAGAAGCGTTCAATTTTTGCACTTTATCCTGCACATTAGCTTTGATCTCCTGAGCTTTACTCAGATCCTGCATATCTTTCTCTAAATCAAACAACTGATGAGAAGATTTATCTTCTTTAGCAGCTGTATTTTCCATATTAAACATAGTATTTCTTCCTAAATACAAAAGAATTAACAAGCCTTAACATTAGCTATTTATTGTACTCGATTTTATATTTCAACCCTTCCTTCTCTAAAAAGATACAGTTCGGTTGAATACTTGTTACCGTCATTCCATCGATAACGTCACCACGAGTCAAAATCCTACCATTGACTACAACATTAATGCTTACGTCACCGTATTTTGAATATCCGGTTACACGATAACGGCTAGGATACCGCAAATTTAAATCTATTATCCCTTCTTCAACAGGTAACAAAACAACAAAGTTTTTCACAAGGCGTACGCCAGGCAAACTAGAGATATCCTGAACAACAGAACGGAATTTCTCTCCATCCGCGTTATTTACATAACCGGTAAGAACAACTTCGCCATTAACAAAGGCTACATGGATATTTGCAAATCCTGATTGCAAAAGTTGACCAGC
This DNA window, taken from Chlamydia sp. 04-14, encodes the following:
- a CDS encoding DUF5407 family protein; the protein is MSSGSGSSCSAFNFNDMLNGVCKYVQGVQQYLTELETSTQGTVDLGTMFNLQFRMQILSQYMEAVSNILTAVNTEMITMARAVKGS
- a CDS encoding DUF5398 family protein; translation: MFNMENTAAKEDKSSHQLFDLEKDMQDLSKAQEIKANVQDKVQKLNASLREGSDKAFFEKQQALLAGYLALQKVLGRMNRKMV